One segment of Virgibacillus doumboii DNA contains the following:
- a CDS encoding Holliday junction resolvase RecU has translation MTYTGKRGSAFENSLNYTNQIYINQGRAVINKRPTPVKVLKSKGTRVLSGFYEEKSTVDYDGIYQGKSIVFEAKSTKEKRLPFSIIADHQIKYLEQSEKQGAVSFLIVYMNITRETYLVPNNMLQKYIREARNGGKKSIPLRDLEVYAHLVKSQNGVPLDYLSVVDRLLAAEKVV, from the coding sequence GTGACCTACACCGGAAAGCGGGGCAGCGCTTTTGAAAACAGCTTAAATTACACCAACCAGATATACATAAATCAAGGACGAGCTGTTATTAACAAGCGCCCAACACCCGTAAAAGTACTGAAATCAAAAGGAACAAGGGTGTTAAGCGGTTTTTATGAAGAAAAATCTACGGTTGATTACGATGGGATTTACCAAGGGAAGTCAATTGTCTTCGAGGCAAAGTCAACAAAAGAAAAGCGGTTGCCGTTCAGTATTATTGCTGATCATCAGATTAAGTACCTGGAGCAATCCGAAAAGCAAGGCGCTGTATCATTCCTAATCGTGTATATGAATATCACGAGGGAAACGTACCTGGTACCTAACAATATGCTTCAGAAGTACATCAGAGAAGCGCGAAACGGCGGCAAAAAATCAATTCCTTTACGTGATCTAGAAGTATATGCGCACCTGGTTAAGTCACAGAACGGTGTTCCTTTGGACTACTTGTCAGTAGTCGATAGATTACTAGCTGCAGAAAAGGTGGTGTGA
- a CDS encoding replication terminator protein: protein MAKENQYMVDLNEFADGALAARFNEELQKVLDNIADPNTIPEKARKVTVEVSIYGDERRDVVNASVVAKSKLLPAKQADTKMLMGADDNGNVVGKELRSGVKGQMFFDNDGDVAQDTGEKAEAEDDNRVISFREQK, encoded by the coding sequence ATGGCAAAAGAAAATCAGTACATGGTTGATTTGAACGAATTTGCAGATGGTGCATTAGCAGCACGATTTAACGAAGAACTACAGAAAGTCCTAGACAACATCGCGGATCCGAACACTATACCGGAAAAAGCCCGGAAAGTGACAGTCGAGGTTAGCATATACGGGGATGAAAGACGGGATGTTGTGAATGCATCTGTTGTAGCAAAATCCAAGTTGCTCCCGGCTAAGCAGGCTGATACCAAGATGCTTATGGGTGCGGATGACAACGGAAATGTTGTCGGAAAAGAATTAAGGTCCGGTGTCAAAGGTCAGATGTTTTTCGATAATGATGGCGACGTGGCCCAGGATACCGGGGAGAAGGCAGAGGCTGAGGACGATAATCGGGTTATCAGTTTCCGGGAGCAGAAGTGA
- a CDS encoding ASCH domain-containing protein produces the protein MKVISIMQPWATLIALGEKVFETRSWKTNYRGEIAIHASKKIDRAACKTSPIVETLNKHEIVLLSDLPTGEILAIAELEECHKVIRDNNHSAIVGNRWVVSHNEYQFGDFSAGRFAWELTNVRALENPIPAKGQLGIWNYNKKLEE, from the coding sequence ATGAAGGTTATATCGATCATGCAACCGTGGGCAACTCTAATAGCTTTAGGTGAAAAGGTGTTTGAAACAAGGTCATGGAAAACAAATTATCGTGGAGAAATAGCCATTCACGCCAGCAAAAAGATTGATCGTGCAGCATGCAAGACTTCTCCCATAGTTGAGACGTTAAACAAGCATGAGATCGTCCTACTTAGTGATTTGCCCACGGGAGAGATACTTGCTATTGCCGAACTTGAAGAATGCCACAAGGTAATCAGGGATAATAACCATTCCGCCATCGTAGGAAACAGATGGGTTGTTTCGCACAATGAATATCAATTTGGTGACTTTAGCGCAGGTAGATTCGCTTGGGAACTAACTAATGTAAGGGCCTTGGAAAACCCTATACCAGCAAAAGGTCAGTTAGGGATTTGGAACTATAATAAAAAACTGGAGGAATGA
- a CDS encoding XtrA/YqaO family protein: MRLHPVPIDIDKNKIHVDVDLEEGKTPFIVVYCQGEAKITYLPEHGETKVVTHQGKVKRVKFDEGEDF, translated from the coding sequence ATGAGGTTACATCCGGTACCGATTGATATAGACAAAAATAAAATTCATGTAGATGTCGATTTAGAAGAAGGAAAAACCCCCTTTATTGTCGTATATTGTCAAGGGGAAGCTAAAATAACCTATCTTCCTGAACACGGAGAGACAAAGGTGGTTACACATCAGGGGAAGGTGAAAAGGGTTAAGTTTGATGAGGGGGAAGATTTTTGA
- a CDS encoding DNA-binding response regulator → MRKNEIKDMLHGYHWMIQTIALKRSELMNDAGENITSEYSIEATLPKAPYKVGDPLFVEVNRREKEYDSIKKLERKVILVQRLSNCITDERQKIIMNKIMDGRSMRSISRHMQIPLSNLARIRDDIVNRMHSEQMEHLEQSAHS, encoded by the coding sequence ATGAGAAAAAATGAAATAAAAGATATGCTGCATGGCTATCACTGGATGATTCAAACAATCGCACTCAAAAGAAGTGAACTTATGAATGATGCAGGAGAAAATATTACTTCAGAATACAGTATTGAAGCAACATTGCCGAAAGCTCCTTACAAAGTCGGTGATCCGTTATTTGTTGAGGTAAATCGACGAGAAAAAGAATATGACAGCATCAAAAAATTAGAGAGAAAAGTGATATTAGTGCAGCGGTTATCGAATTGCATTACTGATGAAAGGCAAAAAATAATTATGAACAAAATTATGGACGGTAGGAGTATGCGCTCTATATCAAGACATATGCAGATTCCATTGTCTAATTTAGCGAGAATCCGAGATGATATTGTAAACAGAATGCATTCGGAACAAATGGAACATTTGGAACAATCGGCACATAGTTGA
- a CDS encoding terminase small subunit, which yields MPRKRDPRRDKAFELWKESKGKRKLKDIAAELEISDSQIRKWKSQDKWNDKLKGNVTNSKRSVTKQKSTNRIRDATPQKEEKEESLQSDELTDKQRFFCMYYLKYFSAAKAYQKAYGCAYDTAKAHGYKLLRNVAIKQEIDEMKEEQANGILLDARFVLQKYIDIAFADVTDYTIFGKKEVQQMGMFGPVEDDEGNPVMKEINYVDFKESNEIDGTIITEVKQGKDGVSIKLADKMKALDKLWDYFDMLPESTKDKLQQEKLKADIAKSKAEIEKINSKDDDNKEKDVAAALRGLVDGINSKTD from the coding sequence ATGCCAAGAAAAAGAGATCCACGTCGTGATAAAGCATTTGAACTGTGGAAAGAAAGTAAGGGTAAACGAAAATTAAAGGATATTGCAGCTGAATTAGAAATAAGCGATTCACAAATTCGCAAGTGGAAAAGTCAAGATAAATGGAACGATAAATTAAAAGGTAACGTTACTAATTCGAAAAGGAGCGTTACCAAACAAAAATCAACTAATCGTATTAGAGATGCCACACCTCAAAAAGAGGAAAAAGAAGAGTCTTTGCAAAGCGATGAACTTACTGATAAACAAAGGTTTTTCTGCATGTATTACCTCAAATATTTTAGTGCTGCTAAGGCATATCAAAAAGCATATGGTTGTGCGTATGATACTGCTAAAGCACATGGGTATAAACTGTTGCGGAATGTTGCTATAAAACAAGAAATTGATGAGATGAAGGAAGAACAGGCAAATGGGATATTGCTTGATGCTCGATTTGTTCTGCAAAAATACATCGACATTGCCTTCGCTGATGTAACAGATTACACCATTTTCGGCAAAAAGGAAGTTCAACAAATGGGCATGTTTGGACCTGTTGAGGACGATGAAGGTAATCCTGTTATGAAAGAAATAAACTATGTGGATTTTAAGGAATCAAATGAAATCGACGGGACGATCATCACTGAGGTGAAACAAGGGAAAGATGGAGTGTCTATCAAACTGGCCGACAAGATGAAGGCTCTGGATAAACTTTGGGACTACTTCGATATGCTGCCTGAATCCACAAAAGATAAACTACAGCAAGAGAAATTAAAAGCCGATATTGCTAAATCAAAAGCAGAGATAGAGAAGATTAACTCCAAAGACGACGACAATAAAGAAAAAGACGTTGCAGCTGCTTTAAGGGGGTTAGTGGATGGAATTAACTCCAAAACAGACTAA